The Microbacterium limosum genome contains a region encoding:
- a CDS encoding cation-translocating P-type ATPase — protein sequence MSAVTGSQVEHVDLDDHDDDDDRPWYRSPSVLIPIASGVAFAAGLVCEWTGAETAGLVLFWIGLLLGAYTFVPGALRKLFTKGKLGIGLLMTISATGAVILGYVEEAAALAFLYSIAEALEDKAMDRARAGLRALLKLVPDTALVKRGDATAEVEAKELRVGDVLVVRPGERIATDGTVRAGRSSLDTSAITGESIPVEVEPGTDVSAGSINTTGVLEVEATAAGTDNSLTTIVELVEQAQAEKGDRARLADRIARPLVPGVMILAVLVGVLGSLLSGDPELWITRALVVLVAASPCALAIAVPVTVVSAIGAASKFGVVVKSGAAFERFGGIRHLAVDKTGTLTRNEPTVTRVVTTGATENEVLAWAASLEGHSTHPLAAAITKAVPDAPTAHDVTETAGRGITGTLGSARLAVGSPRWLDAGSLADQVRAMESEGMTVVIVHRGDQPAGAIGVRDELRPEVPEVIATLNRRGIGVTMLTGDNARTAAALADQAGIRDVRAELRPEDKATAVAKLSKSQPTAMIGDGINDAPALAAADVGIAMGAKGADAAIESADVAFTGHDLRLIPQALAHARRGRNIINQNVVLSIAIIVALLPLAITGVLGLAAVVLVHEVAEVVVILNGLRAARRTKA from the coding sequence GTGAGCGCGGTCACAGGTTCGCAAGTCGAGCACGTCGACCTCGACGACCACGATGATGACGATGACCGGCCGTGGTATCGGAGCCCGAGCGTTCTGATCCCGATCGCCTCCGGCGTCGCGTTCGCCGCCGGCCTGGTGTGCGAGTGGACCGGCGCGGAGACCGCGGGCCTGGTGCTGTTCTGGATCGGCCTGCTGCTGGGCGCTTACACGTTCGTGCCGGGCGCGCTGCGCAAGCTGTTCACCAAGGGCAAGCTCGGCATCGGCCTGCTCATGACGATCAGCGCTACCGGCGCGGTGATTCTCGGCTACGTCGAGGAGGCCGCCGCGCTGGCGTTCCTGTACTCGATCGCGGAGGCGCTGGAAGACAAGGCGATGGACCGCGCCCGCGCGGGGTTGCGGGCGCTATTAAAGCTGGTGCCCGACACCGCGCTCGTCAAGCGCGGCGATGCCACCGCCGAGGTAGAGGCGAAGGAGCTGCGCGTCGGTGACGTGCTCGTGGTCCGGCCGGGTGAACGGATCGCCACCGACGGCACCGTGCGGGCCGGGCGAAGCAGCCTGGACACGTCCGCGATCACGGGTGAATCGATCCCGGTCGAGGTCGAACCCGGCACCGACGTATCGGCCGGGTCAATCAACACCACCGGCGTGCTCGAGGTCGAGGCCACCGCCGCCGGAACCGACAACTCCCTCACCACCATCGTGGAGCTGGTCGAGCAGGCGCAGGCCGAGAAGGGCGACCGTGCCCGCCTGGCCGACCGGATCGCCCGACCCCTCGTGCCCGGCGTGATGATCCTCGCCGTGCTGGTCGGCGTGCTCGGGTCGCTGCTGAGCGGCGACCCCGAGCTGTGGATCACCCGCGCCCTGGTCGTGCTGGTCGCAGCCTCGCCGTGCGCGCTGGCGATCGCCGTCCCGGTCACCGTCGTATCCGCGATCGGCGCGGCGTCGAAGTTCGGTGTGGTCGTGAAGTCCGGGGCCGCGTTCGAGCGGTTCGGCGGCATCCGCCACCTCGCCGTCGACAAGACCGGCACGCTGACCCGCAACGAGCCCACGGTGACCCGCGTCGTCACCACCGGCGCGACCGAGAATGAGGTGCTGGCGTGGGCAGCGAGCCTGGAAGGTCACAGCACGCACCCGCTGGCCGCCGCGATCACGAAGGCCGTCCCCGACGCCCCGACCGCGCACGACGTCACCGAGACCGCCGGGCGCGGCATCACCGGCACGCTCGGTAGTGCCCGTCTCGCCGTCGGTAGCCCCCGCTGGCTGGATGCCGGATCACTGGCCGACCAGGTGCGGGCGATGGAGTCCGAGGGGATGACCGTCGTCATCGTGCACCGAGGCGACCAGCCGGCCGGGGCGATCGGGGTGCGTGACGAACTGCGCCCAGAGGTTCCCGAGGTCATCGCCACGCTGAACCGCCGCGGGATCGGGGTGACGATGCTCACCGGCGACAACGCCCGCACCGCCGCAGCGCTGGCCGACCAGGCCGGCATCAGGGACGTGCGCGCCGAGCTGCGCCCCGAGGACAAGGCCACCGCCGTCGCGAAGTTGTCGAAGTCTCAGCCCACTGCCATGATCGGGGACGGCATCAACGACGCTCCCGCGCTGGCGGCCGCGGATGTGGGGATCGCTATGGGAGCCAAGGGCGCCGATGCTGCGATCGAGTCCGCCGACGTCGCGTTCACCGGCCACGACCTGCGCCTCATCCCACAGGCCCTCGCCCACGCCCGCCGCGGCCGCAACATCATCAACCAGAACGTCGTGTTGTCGATCGCGATCATCGTGGCGCTGCTGCCGCTCGCGATCACCGGAGTCCTCGGGCTCGCCGCGGTCGTGCTTGTACACGAGGTCGCTGAAGTCGTCGTCATCCTCAACGGGCTCCGCGCGGCGCGGCGCACGAAGGCATGA
- the cmtR gene encoding Cd(II)/Pb(II)-sensing metalloregulatory transcriptional regulator CmtR codes for MLTISDRLDVMNRLGRAMADPTRSRILLTLLAGPSYPAVLSRELGLSRSNVSNHLTCLRGCGIVVAEPEGRQTRYEVADPHLARALTALVDVTLAVDESVPCMDPDCGVEGCVAGEVRA; via the coding sequence ATGCTGACTATTTCCGATCGACTCGACGTGATGAACCGGCTCGGCCGAGCTATGGCGGACCCGACCCGCTCTCGCATTCTCCTGACTCTCTTGGCCGGCCCGAGTTACCCGGCGGTGCTGTCTCGCGAGTTGGGGTTGTCCCGCTCGAATGTGTCGAACCATCTGACGTGTTTGCGTGGGTGCGGGATCGTGGTGGCCGAGCCGGAGGGCCGGCAGACCCGCTACGAGGTCGCAGACCCGCATCTTGCCCGCGCCCTGACGGCGCTGGTGGATGTGACGCTCGCGGTCGACGAGAGCGTGCCGTGCATGGACCCGGACTGCGGGGTCGAGGGCTGCGTGGCGGGGGAGGTGCGGGCGTGA
- a CDS encoding IS30 family transposase — protein sequence MQGKHGHLSREQKQLALRLHSKGWRLIDIAREIGCTAPMVGRMAREGRHLDGKPFGWEPREGHLTVFDREEILVGLARGDTLTAIARALGRAVSTVSREVKRGGGREEYSAWRAHEDAREQARRPKPFKLDSGRLLEVVTTQLEQLWSPQEIAARLRLEHPDDPEMHVSHETIYQSLFVQGRGQLRRELARCLRSGRAARKSRTATDGRGRLPGMVMISERPAEIEGRAVPGHWEGDLILGENSRSAVGTLVERSTRLALLLHLPDGKSAEKVEAAMREAITALPSSLARTITWDQGAEMAKHAEFTTVTGIPIYFCDPHSPWQRGSNENTNGLLRQYLPKSTDLSIVTRAELTAIQDSLNGRPRKTLGYLTPSEKFAELVATTG from the coding sequence TTGCAGGGCAAACATGGTCATCTCAGTCGTGAGCAGAAGCAGCTCGCGCTCCGTCTCCACTCGAAGGGGTGGCGGCTCATCGATATCGCCCGCGAGATCGGCTGTACGGCGCCGATGGTCGGCCGCATGGCGCGGGAGGGCCGTCACCTCGACGGGAAGCCGTTCGGCTGGGAGCCGCGCGAGGGGCATCTGACGGTCTTCGACCGTGAGGAGATCCTGGTCGGCCTCGCCCGCGGTGACACGCTTACTGCGATCGCGCGTGCCCTGGGACGCGCGGTGTCGACGGTCAGCCGCGAGGTCAAGCGCGGGGGCGGACGGGAGGAGTACTCGGCGTGGCGGGCGCACGAGGACGCGCGGGAGCAGGCCCGCCGACCGAAGCCGTTCAAGCTCGACAGTGGACGGCTGCTCGAGGTCGTCACGACGCAGCTGGAGCAACTGTGGTCGCCGCAGGAGATCGCCGCACGCTTACGTTTGGAGCATCCCGATGACCCGGAGATGCACGTGAGCCACGAGACGATCTACCAGTCCCTGTTCGTGCAGGGACGCGGGCAGTTGCGCCGCGAGCTCGCCCGCTGCCTGCGGTCGGGGCGTGCGGCACGGAAGTCGCGGACCGCGACGGACGGGCGGGGCCGGCTGCCGGGGATGGTGATGATCAGCGAGCGTCCCGCAGAGATCGAGGGCCGTGCCGTGCCGGGGCATTGGGAAGGCGACTTGATTCTCGGTGAGAACAGTCGCAGTGCCGTGGGAACCCTCGTCGAACGCAGCACTCGGCTCGCTCTCCTGCTGCACCTGCCCGACGGGAAGAGCGCCGAAAAGGTGGAGGCCGCGATGCGCGAAGCGATCACGGCGCTACCGTCGTCGCTGGCGCGGACGATCACCTGGGACCAGGGCGCGGAGATGGCCAAGCACGCCGAGTTCACGACAGTAACCGGCATCCCGATCTACTTCTGCGACCCGCATTCCCCGTGGCAGCGCGGAAGCAACGAGAACACCAACGGGCTGTTACGCCAGTACCTGCCGAAGAGCACCGATCTGAGCATCGTCACCCGCGCTGAGCTGACCGCGATCCAGGACTCGCTCAACGGTCGACCACGCAAGACACTCGGCTATCTGACACCATCGGAGAAGTTCGCGGAACTCGTTGCGACCACCGGTTGA
- a CDS encoding MFS transporter yields the protein MSDSEPELRKAPTPASGGAAVPTPPPTTDTDALESLAVLFQDSTEEREIPRKQVVSWAFWDWATQPFNSVILTFVFAALYLVSDSFLPADVASLPDDSPVKEAALADLTSGYGLVTTIAGLLILFLAPVLGQQADRRGSKKRWLFVFTMLLALAQFALFFVYAQPVFFWYGAAVLAVGAVISEIAGVNYNALLVQVSTPKTVGKVSGLGWGMGYIGGIVALVIVVALTFADWFGMDTSDGLAYRLIAVGCGLWTILFSIPLFRNVPEPPPSAPGQSVGFFRSYVVLVKDIARLFREHRPTFWFGGFNRSTQRVL from the coding sequence GTGAGCGATAGCGAGCCCGAACTCCGCAAGGCCCCGACCCCGGCATCCGGCGGGGCCGCTGTGCCGACTCCCCCACCGACCACCGACACCGATGCGCTCGAGAGCCTGGCGGTACTCTTCCAGGACTCCACCGAGGAGCGCGAGATCCCCCGCAAACAGGTGGTCTCGTGGGCGTTCTGGGACTGGGCGACGCAGCCGTTCAACTCCGTCATCCTCACCTTCGTCTTCGCGGCGCTATACCTCGTTTCCGACAGCTTCCTGCCCGCTGATGTCGCCTCGCTTCCGGATGATTCCCCGGTCAAAGAGGCGGCGCTTGCCGACCTCACCAGCGGGTATGGCTTGGTCACCACCATCGCGGGGCTGCTGATCCTGTTTCTCGCGCCGGTCCTCGGCCAACAGGCCGATCGCCGGGGCAGCAAGAAGCGCTGGCTCTTCGTGTTCACGATGCTTCTGGCACTCGCGCAGTTCGCGCTGTTCTTCGTCTACGCCCAGCCCGTCTTCTTCTGGTACGGCGCGGCAGTACTGGCTGTCGGCGCCGTCATCTCCGAGATCGCCGGCGTCAACTACAACGCGTTGCTCGTGCAGGTTTCGACGCCGAAGACCGTCGGCAAGGTCAGCGGCCTCGGCTGGGGCATGGGGTATATCGGCGGGATCGTCGCCCTCGTGATCGTCGTCGCGCTCACCTTCGCCGATTGGTTCGGCATGGACACCTCTGACGGACTTGCCTACCGGCTCATCGCGGTCGGATGCGGCCTGTGGACGATCCTGTTCTCCATCCCGCTGTTCCGCAACGTTCCCGAGCCCCCTCCGTCGGCACCCGGCCAGAGCGTCGGCTTCTTCCGTAGCTACGTGGTGCTCGTGAAGGACATCGCGCGGCTGTTCCGGGAGCACCGCCCCACTTTCTGGTTCGGCGGATTCAACCGGTCAACGCAACGGGTGCTGTGA
- a CDS encoding cation:proton antiporter regulatory subunit yields the protein MPVHVERAELPGIGIRHDILTDDGRRLSVVNFRDGGREIAISDEDDPDRCGDTLALTDDEATALSEVLGGSVILTQLAGLQEAFAGLQMEKIPVRADSPYVGRPLGDTKARTLTRCSIVAVVRESGVIPAPEPSDVLRAGDTLVVVGTREGLEHLVRILNGA from the coding sequence ATGCCCGTTCACGTGGAGCGCGCCGAACTGCCCGGTATCGGCATCCGTCACGACATCCTGACCGATGATGGTCGGCGTCTGTCGGTGGTGAACTTCCGCGACGGTGGCCGCGAGATCGCGATCTCGGATGAGGATGACCCCGACCGCTGTGGCGACACTCTTGCGTTGACGGATGACGAGGCCACGGCCCTCTCGGAGGTGCTCGGCGGCTCGGTCATCCTGACCCAGCTCGCGGGTCTGCAGGAAGCCTTCGCCGGCCTGCAGATGGAGAAGATCCCGGTGCGGGCCGACTCGCCGTACGTGGGTCGCCCTCTCGGCGACACCAAAGCACGCACCCTGACGCGCTGTTCGATCGTCGCCGTCGTGCGGGAGTCGGGAGTCATCCCGGCGCCCGAGCCCTCCGACGTGCTGCGCGCCGGTGACACCCTGGTCGTCGTCGGTACGCGCGAGGGCCTTGAGCACCTGGTCCGGATTCTGAACGGCGCCTGA
- a CDS encoding cation:proton antiporter codes for MHDGALLFLEIGALLFGIALLGRLAGRIGISPIPLILLGGLAFGEGGILPISQGEEFIEVGAEIGVILLLVMLGLEYNAKELMGSLNRSRMAGGIDMALNAVPGAIAGFVLGWGPIGALVLAGITWISSSGVVAKLLQDLGRLPNRETPTILSILVIEDLAMAFYLPILTAVLVGMDLAGGTISVTIALAAVLVILWVALRHGPLVSKLVWSKRADVLLLSVLGLTLIVAGLAAEANVSAAVGAFLVGIAISGPAAEHATQVLTPLRDLFAAVFFLFFGLSTDPADLPPVLIPALILAVVTMGTKVLTGYLAARKAGIAEPGRWRAGFALTPRGEFSIVIAGLAVSAGADRSLAALATAYVLITIVVGPLLARIPDTARFDAWAKARQKARRMRQRAAAESRGETS; via the coding sequence ATGCATGACGGCGCGCTGCTCTTTCTCGAGATCGGCGCGCTGTTATTCGGCATCGCGCTGCTGGGTCGCCTGGCGGGCCGCATCGGGATCTCCCCCATCCCGCTGATCCTCCTGGGCGGTCTCGCGTTCGGTGAGGGCGGCATTCTGCCGATTTCGCAGGGCGAGGAGTTCATCGAGGTCGGCGCTGAGATCGGCGTCATCCTGCTGCTGGTGATGCTGGGCCTGGAGTACAACGCGAAAGAGCTGATGGGCAGCCTCAACCGGTCACGCATGGCCGGAGGGATCGACATGGCCCTGAACGCCGTCCCCGGTGCCATCGCCGGGTTCGTCCTCGGCTGGGGGCCGATCGGTGCCCTGGTGCTCGCCGGGATCACGTGGATCTCATCATCGGGTGTCGTTGCGAAGTTGCTGCAGGATCTCGGGCGTCTCCCCAACCGTGAGACGCCGACGATCCTCTCGATCCTCGTGATCGAAGATCTGGCGATGGCGTTCTACCTTCCGATCCTGACGGCTGTTCTGGTCGGTATGGACCTCGCCGGCGGGACGATAAGCGTCACGATCGCGCTTGCCGCCGTGCTCGTCATCTTGTGGGTGGCACTGCGACACGGGCCGCTTGTCTCCAAGCTCGTCTGGTCTAAGCGCGCCGATGTGCTGCTGCTGTCGGTGTTGGGACTCACCCTGATCGTTGCGGGTCTTGCCGCAGAGGCTAACGTGTCTGCCGCGGTGGGCGCCTTCCTCGTGGGCATCGCCATCTCCGGCCCCGCCGCCGAGCACGCGACGCAGGTTCTCACTCCGCTCCGCGACCTGTTCGCGGCGGTCTTTTTCCTCTTCTTCGGTCTCTCGACCGACCCCGCCGATCTCCCTCCCGTTCTCATCCCCGCGCTCATCCTGGCGGTCGTCACCATGGGCACGAAGGTGCTGACCGGCTATCTTGCCGCCCGCAAGGCCGGAATCGCCGAACCGGGGCGCTGGCGTGCCGGCTTCGCTCTCACGCCCCGCGGGGAGTTCTCGATCGTCATCGCGGGGCTTGCGGTATCGGCTGGCGCCGATCGATCACTTGCCGCCCTAGCGACGGCCTATGTACTCATCACCATCGTGGTCGGGCCGCTCCTTGCCCGCATCCCCGACACCGCGCGCTTCGACGCCTGGGCCAAGGCGCGTCAAAAGGCACGGCGGATGCGACAGCGGGCGGCGGCCGAGAGCCGAGGAGAGACATCATGA